The proteins below come from a single Natrinema sp. SYSU A 869 genomic window:
- a CDS encoding aminotransferase class V-fold PLP-dependent enzyme, translating to MDPIEIRESMPALESGVYCNWGAGGPSPRRVVEAAESALEHHEYEAPTADGMYPAAFDVYDEARTAVADLLNAAPSEIALTQSTTDGINRVAGAFDWDEDDVVVRTDLEHSAGILPWQRLEREHGVEVRVLETADGRLDLEAVKAAAEDATLFCVSSLTWTHGTRLPIRAVVDIAHDAGALVLVDAVQSPGQVPVDVHKWGADFVVAAGHKWLLGPFGAGFLFVRDGVERDLVPAAIGYRSVADENASDYRYAAGAQRFEVGTASPAPYAGLTDAIDVLEDIGIETIQRRIETLTDRLKDGVPDERLLSPREYESGLVTIADDDPEGAVERLADRGIVVRPLPAPDAVRASIHAFNSEGDVDTLLEAL from the coding sequence ATGGATCCGATCGAGATACGCGAGTCGATGCCGGCCCTCGAGTCTGGCGTCTACTGCAACTGGGGTGCCGGCGGCCCGAGCCCGCGCCGCGTCGTCGAGGCGGCCGAATCGGCGCTCGAGCACCACGAGTATGAGGCACCCACGGCAGACGGAATGTATCCCGCAGCGTTCGACGTCTACGACGAGGCGCGGACGGCCGTCGCCGACCTGCTCAACGCCGCGCCGAGCGAGATCGCACTCACACAGAGTACGACCGACGGAATCAACCGCGTTGCAGGTGCGTTCGACTGGGACGAGGACGACGTCGTCGTCCGAACCGACCTCGAACATTCGGCGGGGATCCTGCCATGGCAACGCCTCGAGCGCGAGCACGGCGTCGAAGTTCGGGTGCTCGAGACCGCTGACGGACGGCTCGATCTCGAGGCCGTGAAAGCGGCGGCCGAAGACGCGACACTGTTCTGTGTGAGTTCGCTCACCTGGACCCACGGAACGCGACTACCGATCCGAGCAGTCGTCGACATCGCTCACGACGCCGGAGCGCTGGTCCTAGTCGACGCCGTGCAGTCGCCCGGTCAGGTACCCGTCGACGTCCACAAGTGGGGTGCCGACTTCGTCGTCGCAGCGGGCCACAAGTGGCTTCTCGGCCCCTTCGGTGCCGGCTTCCTCTTCGTCCGCGACGGCGTCGAGCGGGATCTCGTCCCCGCCGCGATCGGCTACCGCAGCGTCGCGGATGAGAACGCCAGCGACTATCGGTACGCAGCGGGAGCGCAACGGTTCGAGGTCGGCACCGCGAGCCCCGCTCCGTACGCCGGACTGACGGACGCGATCGACGTGCTCGAGGACATCGGAATCGAGACGATTCAACGGCGGATCGAAACGCTCACCGACCGGCTCAAGGACGGCGTTCCGGATGAGCGACTGTTGAGCCCGCGAGAGTACGAGTCCGGACTGGTGACGATCGCCGACGACGACCCGGAGGGGGCTGTCGAGCGGCTCGCCGATCGGGGAATCGTCGTCCGGCCGCTGCCGGCTCCGGACGCGGTCCGCGCGTCGATTCACGCGTTCAACAGCGAGGGGGACGTGGACACGCTGCTCGAGGCGCTGTAG
- a CDS encoding ribonucleotide reductase: protein MAIDYSERETSYELYRKGKREGTWDPDEYDLEQDREDWNQFAEAEQHRFLATCSGFYDGEEDVTRTLAPYMMALDALPNDEMPFDTVQEEMYLAQQVYEEAKHTDFFSRYFEEVFGTQETAPYREGGYQEQGYSTDDLYDTADDLLAAIDSGDRTELVYALGEAYLNYMGIVEAQLARGGYLSFDQMIELKAEEMDRDVVLESFQAAIGKVRQDETRHIENGRWVMSKLAEAEPAIVVDVYEPRIEEYVENRLLTGPLDDDQPFDGYDPREIGEQITQYLQDTVDYIGADRFERYSDVRAALQERRAAD from the coding sequence ATGGCGATCGACTACAGCGAGCGCGAGACGTCCTACGAACTCTACCGAAAGGGGAAACGAGAGGGCACTTGGGATCCCGACGAGTATGACCTCGAGCAGGACCGGGAGGACTGGAACCAGTTCGCCGAGGCCGAACAACACCGGTTCCTCGCGACGTGTTCGGGATTTTACGACGGCGAGGAGGACGTCACGCGGACCCTCGCGCCGTACATGATGGCGCTGGATGCCCTGCCGAACGACGAGATGCCGTTCGACACCGTACAGGAGGAGATGTACCTGGCCCAGCAGGTGTACGAGGAGGCCAAGCACACCGACTTCTTCAGCCGATATTTCGAGGAAGTCTTCGGCACCCAAGAGACGGCCCCGTACCGCGAGGGCGGCTATCAGGAGCAGGGGTACAGCACCGACGACCTCTACGACACTGCAGACGACCTGTTGGCGGCGATCGACAGCGGCGACCGAACCGAACTCGTCTATGCGCTCGGCGAGGCCTATCTGAACTATATGGGAATCGTCGAGGCGCAACTCGCCCGCGGCGGCTACCTCAGCTTCGATCAGATGATCGAACTGAAAGCCGAGGAGATGGACCGAGACGTCGTCCTTGAGTCGTTCCAGGCGGCGATTGGCAAGGTCCGACAGGACGAGACGCGCCACATCGAGAACGGACGCTGGGTCATGAGCAAACTGGCTGAGGCCGAACCCGCCATCGTCGTGGACGTCTACGAGCCGCGCATCGAGGAGTACGTCGAGAATCGACTGCTAACGGGTCCCCTTGACGACGACCAGCCGTTCGACGGCTACGACCCGCGGGAGATCGGCGAACAGATAACCCAGTACCTGCAGGACACCGTCGACTACATCGGTGCCGACCGGTTTGAGCGGTACAGTGACGTTCGGGCCGCCCTTCAGGAACGACGAGCCGCCGACTGA
- a CDS encoding universal stress protein has translation MHLLVALDDSKPGWAALDFACTKHPDDELTVVHAIDPTDSSYGEVAHLGPDVLLERQQEAARELLAEAEDRAADHGCVLETETIIGQPSDAIVDYAAANDVDRIIVGSHGRTGFSRVLLGSVAEQTARQAPVPVTIVR, from the coding sequence ATGCACCTGCTGGTCGCGCTCGACGACTCGAAGCCGGGGTGGGCAGCACTCGACTTCGCGTGTACGAAACACCCCGACGACGAGCTCACGGTCGTTCACGCGATCGATCCGACCGATAGCAGCTACGGCGAGGTGGCACACCTCGGCCCAGACGTGTTGCTCGAGCGCCAGCAGGAAGCCGCCCGGGAACTGCTCGCGGAAGCCGAGGACCGCGCGGCCGACCACGGCTGCGTGCTCGAGACGGAGACGATTATCGGCCAGCCGTCCGACGCCATCGTCGACTACGCCGCGGCCAACGACGTAGACCGGATCATCGTCGGCAGTCACGGCCGGACCGGCTTCTCGAGGGTGTTGCTGGGCAGCGTGGCGGAGCAGACCGCTCGACAGGCACCCGTTCCGGTGACGATCGTTCGATAA
- a CDS encoding ribbon-helix-helix protein, CopG family — MTQTLEIDDDLKDRLDSHCEEGQSPEELIEELVSMYETEGAFLQEGYSE; from the coding sequence ATGACACAAACACTCGAGATCGACGACGACCTGAAAGACCGACTCGACAGCCACTGTGAGGAGGGCCAATCGCCCGAGGAACTCATCGAGGAACTGGTCTCGATGTACGAGACCGAAGGGGCGTTCCTGCAGGAAGGGTACTCCGAGTAA
- a CDS encoding ISH3 family transposase, whose amino-acid sequence MKATQADNELKEEHLLNFVVNSLDEELSLELGENVAVTTEELYEVLAGASAGGTSINHVCEKTNDSPHANTVRGYLTDQFDLDTVEAVGNTLLQRDVLETLPDRPVEVVADLHLDPYYGDEDETESLYFSQAKRGTTAFHAYVTLYARVRNKRYTLAVRQLVAGEVTSDALDEFLELPDGLDLRVKAVYLDRGFYNSTCLELLYAHNYAYIMPIVKWGETIQDELSRGWSRVIEHELAGRVTFPVFIDCVYQRGRYDEHGVARHGYAVDAPFIDTPQDAREHYRKRFGIESSYRLAKQSLALTSSRDAGLRLLLFVVSLLLQNVWRYLHWMYVAAPRRGGRRLWEWSFTEFCEMVVRAAWTALGVRRAVPANQPPDDRFFR is encoded by the coding sequence GTGAAAGCAACCCAAGCAGACAACGAGCTAAAAGAAGAGCACCTGCTTAATTTTGTCGTCAACAGTCTCGATGAGGAACTTTCGCTGGAGCTCGGGGAGAATGTAGCGGTCACGACGGAGGAATTGTACGAGGTCCTCGCCGGCGCCAGCGCCGGCGGGACCTCAATCAATCACGTCTGCGAGAAAACAAACGACTCGCCCCACGCCAATACCGTCCGTGGATATCTTACCGATCAGTTCGATCTTGATACCGTTGAAGCGGTTGGGAACACGCTCCTTCAACGGGATGTTCTTGAGACGCTTCCAGATCGACCGGTGGAGGTCGTCGCCGACCTCCACCTCGATCCCTACTACGGTGACGAGGACGAGACGGAGTCACTGTATTTCTCGCAGGCGAAACGAGGAACCACTGCCTTTCACGCCTACGTCACGCTCTACGCACGGGTGCGTAACAAGCGATACACACTGGCGGTTCGCCAGCTGGTCGCTGGCGAAGTCACCAGCGATGCTCTTGATGAGTTCCTCGAACTCCCCGACGGCCTTGACCTGCGCGTCAAGGCCGTCTACCTTGATCGCGGATTCTACAACAGCACCTGTCTCGAACTGCTGTACGCGCACAACTACGCCTACATCATGCCAATCGTCAAGTGGGGTGAGACGATTCAAGACGAACTCAGCAGAGGCTGGAGTCGCGTGATCGAACACGAACTCGCTGGGCGGGTAACATTCCCTGTGTTCATCGACTGTGTCTACCAGCGAGGACGATACGACGAGCACGGGGTGGCGCGTCACGGCTACGCCGTTGACGCGCCGTTCATTGACACACCACAGGATGCACGAGAACACTATCGCAAGCGCTTCGGCATCGAATCAAGCTACCGATTAGCCAAGCAGAGCCTCGCTCTCACCAGTTCACGGGACGCTGGGCTTCGGTTATTGCTGTTTGTCGTGAGTCTGTTGCTGCAGAACGTCTGGCGATACCTCCACTGGATGTACGTGGCGGCGCCCCGCCGTGGGGGGCGCCGCCTCTGGGAGTGGTCGTTCACGGAGTTCTGTGAGATGGTGGTTCGTGCTGCCTGGACAGCCCTCGGTGTGCGCAGAGCTGTCCCAGCGAATCAACCACCCGACGACCGGTTCTTCCGGTAG